The DNA region GAAACTCGTCGAAATTTTCAGATCTGATGTGAATTTTTTAGATCTGAAGGTGACGGTGATGATGACGgagaaaagaagttgaaggagaagAAGGTGTACATAGATCTGATCGGAAGTTTTTTTCCAGATCtgtgtatacatacatacgCTGTATACATATTTTTCGGAAGTTCTTTTTTCAGATCTGTGTATACATACActgtatacaatattttttgcatttttcgaAGAAatctttttgtatacaaatgaatagagtCAATTTACgcttgtatacaaatgaatacaatcaattttattttttgtcttcaatatttgagtgtattcgttatttTTTTGGTGTACATATATTGTATACAGTGTTTTTCGCctgtttttgttaatttttttggtaTATCTATGTTGTATACGCCTGTgtttgttgtatacataccgAAAAATACGgtgtttgttaattttttggtatatatatgtttttatgtattcattttttactCGCTGTATTTATGAATACAGCAAGCCAAGTTATGAATACAGAGAGTCATTTTCAAGAATACAGTGAAAAAacaggaattttttttttgttgtattcatgaatacagcgaaaATAAAAAACGAATACAGTGAATAAAATGTATACAACCGTTTGGCAACTGGGTAGTTGCTACtaaatgtaaatattgaaacattTGTTATGTGGCTTGAGTTAAGCCCAGAACTTTGTCATTTATGTAGTTTTCccaatattatttgcaaaaccTTTAACCAAACACGGGCCATAAGCTATGCAAAGATGGGCCTAAACCTAGACATCAAAGACGGGACCTAAAAAATgtgaacagaaaaaaaaaaatggtcccGGCGGGGCTCGAACCCGCGACCTTCGGCTCATAAGACCAACGCtctaaccaactgagctacgGGACCATGTTCCTTGTAGTATACTTTTTCAGCTTACAATGTAAGCCGTTCTTGGGCGATTATGAAACCTCTGCTTGGACAATATTGATTGTACTTTTGCTTAGTTTTTCACTTGTCATAGACTAATAGGTCACAATTATTATTAAAACCAAGCGGACAGATGGAACATATAGGCTATAATatatggaaaagggccaaatataacCCTGTACCATTAGAAAAGGTTTAAATAtgcccctcgttatactttcgaTCCAAATATATCCttgccgttatactattggtttaaatataccctgtactatgagaaaaggttcaaatatacccttcctcAGTTAAGATTGTCCAACGTGGACACCCAATCAGTTAAGATTGTCCAAAGTGGACATTCAATCCTACGTGTCACTGACATTTGATGAGATTGAtaccacgtggcatgccaccttaGCGCTgctaacccattttacccatCTCCCCTATTTCTTTCCCCTCCACCACTAAATTAACTATCGTCAATGCATTAAAACAGAacttttgtccttaatttaatGGTGGAATTGGACAAGAAGGACAAATCTCTACACTTACAGACACTATAGATTCGGCCTTAATCAATTAAACAACCATCTTTCTAAAATGTCATGCTCTGGATTAGTTAGGTACTAAATTAATTTAACACTCTTTTGAAAAGCCACTTGGAGTACACATATGTGACTTTCAGATGTTACTTACTGGAGAAAATTTGGATCTTCTCATAAGaaatcttttttcttgattaatAATTGCTCTGTCAGtagtttcattttatgtgtcGAGTTCAGCTAAGCACTAACACTTAAGAAAGTAAAGCCACAATTAAGAGTGGTGGAGGGAAAGGAAATAGAGGAGatgggtaaaatgggttagcggcgctgaggtggcatgccacaaGCCACAATTAAGGGTGGTGGAGGAGAAAGAGAATTTTAGTGGTGGAGGGAAAGGAAATAGAGGAGatgggtaaaatgggttagcGGCGCTgacgtggcatgccacgtggcatccacctcatcaaatgtcagtGCCACGTAGGATTGGATGTCACCTTGAACAATCTTAATGgaggaagggtatatttgaaccttttctcatagtacaagggtatatttgaattaatagtataacggtaagggtatatttggaccgaaagtataatgaagggtatatttaaaccttttctcatagtacaggggtatatttggcccttttccgtataatATAAAGGGAAAAAGGATGATAAAGATAACCAACACCGCATTGTTATGTATCATAAATAAATTAGAAAGAAATATGAAGGCTTCTGGAATAACTACATCTAGCGTTTCTTGCTTTGTTAATGTGATGGTTGTTTTCGTAATCTCGTTGGTATTTGATTGGTGAAACTTAGCATGTATCTCTTATTTGGCTATGGACGCGCAGTTTTTAAAAGTTCGTTGCGCCTTAAATGGCACGTGCAAATAGACTACTATAATACTTTCTTCATATTCTCTAGTGATAGGCCTCAAATTACAAGTTGCAATGTCTTCTTGCCCAGCTAACAGAGTGATAGATCAAGATGATATAGTAAAGAAGAGTTGTAAATTACAGGATTTCTTATATGAATACAAATATTGCGATTTTTTCCGTTCATTATTTGTTGTTCAAATGTCTTGTATTCAGGATTATTAGTTGGAAATTCTATAGGTGCTGCATAGTTGTATCAAGTGTCTATGAGATGTTTGATTAAGTCTAACAAGAAGCAAACCCCTTATTTTGTGTTGTTAAGACCTATGGTGTCTTGTAAGAAGGCCCTCTCACTTGTTCATTTGGATATTATTGCTTTCTCATTGGGACGGTTCCTCTTGTTGGTCCCTTCTCTCTATCAACTCTCTAGCCCTAGGTCTTActattttcaagcaaaatcaTACACCAAAACCAAATGAGGGGTAAATTCATGGAAATGACGTAACATGTCAACTTCCTCTTTTTTATTCAAAAGCTTTTACAAGtctaaatgaaaaaagaaaaagaaaaaagatccattttcctttttctttgtgAGCTGAGAGAATGGGTTTGGGTTTGGGTTAGAGTATTATGATTGGGCCATTATGATTATCATTAGGCCCAACCAAATACGCGTTCAAGAAGGTAAAACAGCACCACTGAGAAAGGATATAGAGAAAATGCTACGAGACAAGTCCAAAGTGGATATGTGGTGCGGAAAAATGCAAGAAGGCCAATTACAGAGCAAACCACCAAAACTATTAGCACTTCAGCTGAATAATTCCATCTTAGGTCCTTTATACACACTACTGCCAAAAGTGCTGCCATGCCCATAATGTTGTCCATGATCACTCCTCCATATATCTGTCAGTAACAACCAGACATTTAGAACAATCAaacttcaatttttattttattttaggagGGTTGTAAAATTACTTTAAAGTTCAACACATTTATTCTTTTAACGGGTACTcactccgtcccaatttatgtaaagGTATTTGATTGGTTACGGAAtttaagagaaaaaggaaaaaaattgaaatttatgatctaaaataagtcatagaaaTTTCagtgactataaatcatttcattaaggataaatgagaagtttgaagttaaattgttactaaatataaaaaagatgtcattcttttttatactaactaaaaaagaaagtgtgtcacataaattgggacaggaAGCAGATGTTTGAACTGATCATTGAGTGTGTGTGAGTGTGAGTGTGAGAGtgagagtgagagagagagagagagagagagagagagagagttaaaCCTCTGAGAATGTCAAAGAAGCAGTTTTTGAACTCTTCTGACTTGCTGGAAATATTGCTGCAATTGCCATTCTTGCATTTAGAGCAAGAGGTACCATTACAAAAGGGATCAGGAAAGAAGGCATCCCCATAACATCTGATAAATCATTAGTACTAATCATTAGAGGTTTTGCAGACAATGTCAGTATTGCAATTCCCAGCAAAACTTGAAGCACAGATTTGTTAAATGCCCATGTGAACAACTTATTGTTGATTCCTCCATCTTTTTCCTCCTCATAAACTATTTTTTCAACTTCCTTCCACTTAATCTACAAAACAAAGCCACACATATAGTGCTGAGATTTGTCAACTGTAATAAGCATTTGTGTTTAAATATTTGAAGAGATTAGTATTTGCTATTTTACCTCGTCATATTCATCAATGGCCCTTTTTTTGTCGGGGCATTCAGTGGCATTAATGGCTTTATTGAGCCATTTTGTCATCCCATGGATAAATTCATGTTCGTCGATCATGTCATTACCATCTCTATCAAAGTCCCTCAACACTTTCTTAACAGAGTCATCACGATTGATTTCTTCTCCAAAGTTTACTGAACCTATTAGCTTTTCTAATTCAGGTATTGTTATGACGTTATTCCCGTCAAAAGCATACTGATGGAAGATCCTGCGACAATGTAACCAAAGACGATCAGAAATAGAAAGGTTTAAACCTTTTATtctttggattgacttatataTGTTGATAGTATAAAGAATTCTTACACTATCACTCTATCAGTATAATTTAACATGATATATTACTAAATTAATAAGAGTAACATACTTACTCTTTAATACGTTCAACATTGGGGCTTCCATCTTTGACAAGGTCAGGTTCTAATGCTTGAGTTTGAACATGCTTCAAAATTCTTGCCATTATACGCTCAATTTCAGCAATTTCATCCTTTTGCTTCTTGGTATATTTCTTAACAACCTGTTGAAGTCAACAAGTATTTGAATTGCTCAATATGAATTGGGACCAAATTTAAGTAAGAGTTCACTTGCCTTGCgtaaaattttcctagaatttgACTCATCACTTTGAGCTATCCGCTTTGCTTCTTCGATCCATCTTTTGCATCCTTCAACAAACTCTTCCTCCTGGATTTTTTTATCGTTGTTTTGGTCAAAAGAATTCAATATCTTAGAAATAGCATAATCTTTGTCCATCTGAACCTTCCCTGATTCCATTTCAAGTATAAGATTCTCCAATTCAGCAAGTGTTAGGCATTTGTTAGCATCTCTATCAGTCTCATGGAATAGTCTGAAAACCAAAAAGGTTACTATTTAGTCTTATTCGCTTCATTCCTAAGAGACTATCTTTTATTCTCAGACTAAGCTGTAACATTACCTTTTAAGGACATCAATATCAGGATCCCCTTCTTCATTAATGAGTTTCCCTTTTGCATGTCTCTGTACATGATGCAGAAATCCTGCTAGCAAATTCTCATATTTGGAGTATTCTAAACTTCTCTTTTGCATCCAAGGGTACAATCTCTGATGAATAAATTCAGAAACTAAGAAGCGGTACACAAATCCAAGGCATTCAATTAGGAACAATCATGAGTACAAAATTTGTTCAATACGACATAGGTGGATCCAACATTATGCAAGAGGTGTGACCTTCCCTCCAACTCAAACCATATATATAGTGTGTggtaaaagaaataaaactaGATATACATAGTAACTAACACCAAATCTAAACCTGCGTACAAAACATTCTTTGTGTTGTAAATTGGAAATTTTAGTTACCTGATAAAGGAAGTATGAGAGCAAAAGCATGAGTGATACTACAAGTGTGATGAAAATCAGAATACGCCTTCCAAAGAATGAGTTGAAAGCAGTGACTGGCTGAACTAGTACAAATGGGATCAACGAAAGGAGCATGATTCCAGCAGTGTAACGGGTTTCCTTGTCAATTGTAACGCTTCTATCTGTAACGTTTACAGATATTTCAGCATTGTATTCAATAAAATATACAGTAatatatgaataaaaatatCAGCAACTTAAATTCAAGAATGTGAAAGGATGAATACCACTCAAGcccttcaatcttttgaaaggTGAAGATTCGGCAGGTTGGAGAGCTGGTTTTTTGGTCATATCTTTAGTGCCATATATCAAACATATTCCCCACATTAAAGTAAGATTGAAGACTGTGGCTCCAACTGTCGTGCTAATTCCAGAAGAGATTTGATTCTGAGCTTTCTCTTTACTAACTGAAACTCCAGATGCTACAAAGAAAGTAACATTAAAATCAGTCTATTTTGTTCATGTTGCATTCTATTTCCATCTTACGTTCACTGTGTCTACCATGTAAAAACGATTCTCCAACTGATGATTTTTCAATTTCGGATGTGAAGGGGTTGCTTTTTCTTAACCCTCTTTTTTAGCATTGGATTACTCAGAGGAAGCCGCCCTAATGACATGGCCTAACAGATGACTCTTAGTTATCTTGCAAATTAACAACTCAATTTTGTTGATTCACTGGTCATTTGTCCTTAGACTGAATTAATGGTCAACGACGTAAAAGCTTTTCCTGTCTTTGAAGGGGAGGGAACAAACGAACTTTGTGTGGAATACCTCTGTGTCTTAATTAATAGCTGATTTGAATACTTATTCTGATAGgaaataagataaataaataattttataatgaATGACTATTCATCTATTGTATTTTCATGCAAATAGGCGGCGACAGAAGTACTATGTCAAAGTTTATTCATGAGAAAGCAAGCTAAACTCTATGCTAAGCTTGATACTATAGGGCCTGTGAAACTAGACCACTAAGTCAAACGTAATATTGGGTAACCCCAACATCCTGCCTAGTGCCTGCGACTCTTTCTTGATGGACTTGGTTAACAAATAAAGTTGTGCCCTTGCTATTAGTTATAGCTTTTGGCACGATAGTAAGCCCTTAATCTTAACAAGTTAATAGTCCAGGTTTATTAATATCTTCAGCAGTTAAGTTATTATGACTAACCAATGACCATGACAATCCTGGGCAAAGTCTTCAAGATTGGAAAAATAGTGGCGCCAAAAGTGCCAGGGCCAAGAATATTGAAGAGAGTCTTGCTTCCTCTTGAGACAAGTCCTTCCCCTGTAATCATCAAGTACTGGTACGCTCCTATCAAGAAAATGTAGCCACTGATGCTGTTTGCACATGGAAAAAAACCATACACCTGCTCACATATTTTGCCAGAAGAATGTGCATATTCTTGATTGCTAATAAGTGGATGAATTCTATCTGAGATATTCAATAATTGGTTATTATTGGAAGAATTTAGGGTTAGAAGCCTGCCCTGCGCCTGTCCAAGTAGAAAAATAAATGTGATAAAGCATTGTGAAAGGCTTGACATCAGTACCAAATACAAGTTATAAATCTACTATACGAGTTTTGGGGATATAATAAATCAATTCCACATTAAGACATGGGTACTTTTATAGGTGaaattttgcaataatgacgAAGTTTTTCGAAAATGACAGAGGGTACTTTTAATAGTGAAAGTGCTGCACAAAAGATTAGGGTATTTTTTATATGGACGGTCTTGCGCGCACAATGGTGCTTTTAATAGTGAAAATTCTGCACAAAAGATTTTCTTTTAGTGAGAGTTTTGTAATAGCTAGATATCAATAAAGAAAGAATTCTAATTCTCCCTTGTTTTTAGTTGATCAGGAAATAGGTTCTTTAATCCTTATTTAACAAGCTTGTCATTTTGAATCAGGCATCTATATGATTGAGTGTCTTATGATGATATTTGATAAAGCATGTGTCAATATCCAATGGCATTGGCTTATGGAATCCTATTCTTCAACGCTTGGAATTTAAACACcataaaatgaagtttgaagagacttaagaaaattttcaattaGATATTAGAAACCagaatttaactttttttttttttaaaaaaaaaaatgtagaatTTGTTCCGTTAACCTTTTCTTCTGCATATCGAGGAATCCTAATCTTCACAGTTGTGCAAGTTTAATCTACACAACTCAATGTGACTGTTGATTGTTGCGCGGTGTAAAGTTCATCCAACTAATTATATTACGTACACATTATTTTTCAGTTATTTAGTTTGGCAAAGAATAGCTAGGAAACAAGTTACTCTAAAAGATTTTATAATTAGCACCActtaataaagaaaattttaggaGAGCTCAAAGCTTCAAGTTTGGTAAGCCAATAGAAAATGGAGATAAATCCTCTTATTTCACCTATCATCAGTATTTAGTTTTTCACGTCATCATCAGAGTACTACTATAGTAACTTAGAAATATCTAAGAATAAATACTATTCGTTGAAATCCGGATAATTTTTTGGGATTGCTATTTGGAAATGCCATACGTTATGCATATAGCTACGGAAGAAAagctttttactttttttcgttaaatttaaaatatcttATAGTATATGTGCTCACTGAAACCACTAAGCTATAAACCTGTCTTTCTTTAGATTCTTTTTGAGAAACCAGaatttaactctttttttttttttttttaaatgtagaaTTTGTTCCGTTAACCTTTTCTTCTGCATATCGAGGAATCCTAATCTTCACAGTTGTGCAAGTTTAATCTACACAACTCAATGTGACTGTTGATTGTTGCAGGGTGTAAAGTTCATCCAACTAATTATATTACGTACACATTATTTTTCAGTTATTTAGTTTGGCAAAGAATAGCTAGGAAACAAGTTACTCTAAAAGATTTTATAATTAGCACCActtaataaagaaaattttaggaGAGCTCAAAGCTTCAAGTTTGGTAGCCAATAGAAATGGAGATAAATCCTCTTATTTCACCTATCATCAGTATTTAGTTTTTCACGTCATCATCAGTACTACTATAGTAACTTAGAAATATCTAAGAATAAATACTATTCTGTTGAAATCCAGATAATTTTTTGGGATTGCTAGCTGGAGATGCCATACGTTATGCATATAGCTACGGAAGAAAAGCTTTTTACTTTTTCTGctgttaaatttaaaatatcttATAGTATATGTGCTCACTGAAACCACTAAGCTATAAACCTGTCTTTCTTTAGATTCTTTTTGAGAAACCAGaatttaactctttttttttttttttaaatgtagaaTTTGTTCCGTTAACCTTTTCTTCTGCATATCGAGGAATCCTAATCTTCACAATTGTGCAAGTTTAATCTACACAACTCAATGTGACTGTTGATTGTTGCAGGGTGTAAAGTTCATCCAACTAATTATATTACGTACACATTATTTTTCAGTTATTTAGTTTGGCAAAGAATAGCTAGGAAACAAGTTACTCTAAAAGATTTTATAATTAGCACCActtaataaagaaaattttaggaGAGCTCAAAGCTTCAAGTTTGGTAAGCCAATAGAAAATGGAGATAAATCCTCTTATTTCACCTATCATCAGTATTTAGTTTTTCACGTCATCATCAGTACTACTATAGTAACTTAGAAATATCTAAGAATAAATACTATTTTGTTGAAATCCAGATAATTTTTTGGAATTGCTAGCTGGAGATGCCATACGTTATGCATATACGGAAGAAAAGCTTTTTACTTTTTCTGctgttaaatttaaaatatcttATAGTATATGTGCTCACTGAAACCACTAAGCTATAAACCTGTCTTTCTTTAGATTCTTTTTGAGAAACATACTTAATAGGGAAGGAGCAAAAGTCGGACTTTACTCTTAACACTAAATGCTGGTTAGTGACGTTACCATCAGAATTGGAGTTTGCAGCACTCCTACAGAAAAAAGTCAAACTAGTGAGTGTATTTGTCTTTTTATTAATGTACTAGTAAATTTCACTGTGCGAAATGTTGTTTTATCttacaaatataaaaattataaatacagtataccaaaaaaaaaaaaaaaaaaaaaaaaaaaaaaaaaaaaaaaacactttgttATAATAGATGAGTAAAATGAAGATATAGATGTACATGCATGCAGCTTGAAGCATTTAATTTGTTCCTaccaaagaaaagagaatgaaatataatatctaaattttatgtaatttttttatctAATTAAGAATACTTTGAGGAGTATAGAGAGAcgaaaaggtaaaattaaagttaagagtTGTAAATATCACCGCACAACTACTAATTACTatacaaattaaaatattaaaattattattaattgtAAAATTGAGaacataaaattttatataaatgaaCTTAAAAATTTTCTTTACCGACGAAAGATTTCTATACACAATAAAATTGGAGTTGAAATTTTAAAGCACACC from Lycium ferocissimum isolate CSIRO_LF1 chromosome 2, AGI_CSIRO_Lferr_CH_V1, whole genome shotgun sequence includes:
- the LOC132044576 gene encoding sodium/calcium exchanger NCL1-like gives rise to the protein MSSLSQCFITFIFLLGQAQGRLLTLNSSNNNQLLNISDRIHPLISNQEYAHSSGKICEQVYGFFPCANSISGYIFLIGAYQYLMITGEGLVSRGSKTLFNILGPGTFGATIFPILKTLPRIVMVIASGVSVSKEKAQNQISSGISTTVGATVFNLTLMWGICLIYGTKDMTKKPALQPAESSPFKRLKGLSDRSVTIDKETRYTAGIMLLSLIPFVLVQPVTAFNSFFGRRILIFITLVVSLMLLLSYFLYQRLYPWMQKRSLEYSKYENLLAGFLHHVQRHAKGKLINEEGDPDIDVLKRLFHETDRDANKCLTLAELENLILEMESGKVQMDKDYAISKILNSFDQNNDKKIQEEEFVEGCKRWIEEAKRIAQSDESNSRKILRKVVKKYTKKQKDEIAEIERIMARILKHVQTQALEPDLVKDGSPNVERIKEIFHQYAFDGNNVITIPELEKLIGSVNFGEEINRDDSVKKVLRDFDRDGNDMIDEHEFIHGMTKWLNKAINATECPDKKRAIDEYDEIKWKEVEKIVYEEEKDGGINNKLFTWAFNKSVLQVLLGIAILTLSAKPLMISTNDLSDVMGMPSFLIPFVMVPLALNARMAIAAIFPASQKSSKTASLTFSEIYGGVIMDNIMGMAALLAVVCIKDLRWNYSAEVLIVLVVCSVIGLLAFFRTTYPLWTCLVAFSLYPFSVVLFYLLERVFGWA